The genomic DNA aaatagactttacaaaataaaatagactttataaatggataattatattgatcattctaaattattataaatgatacatgaatatgtgagataaccagagtacatcatagagaattagagatgaatcttttcaacttcatgaccttattgtgtggtgaatatgtaagagtatgaaaaataatgacttataagatgctaatataaaatagataatgaaaataaaccaacagattctcaaataaacttgattctttgttaaaactaacaaatgtgaatttaaatttagctatggaaattttaaaaataaatatgaatagattagaaaggcaagaaatataaaagaaatattttatttttatataaataaaataaaaattgaaaacaatgttaattatatataatactttctaaattaaaatatagaatcaagcTCTTATAACACATattagatataacaacatttgatattggtgagaaagaaggagagaataattacttataagatgataatccaaattagataatggagatgaatctttaaagataaaaacaatgtaatatatatatatatatatatatatcatgtagtctctaaaattaaaatttagcattaaaattttacaatgatatttcatttggttttttgtaacccttacaacaaaaataagaaattgagaacattaaaaaaaaattatttgagatattgtggaagagaatgagaaaatgtgaaaatgagaaagtaaaaaatgtcaatatgagagaatgaggcaatgcttatttatatgataagaattgatggaagttacatttagaattattggagttacaaatattatttattgtgtttgaataaaattgagtggtggaatatgattaatgcataatttattttattttcagttataattttattttaatgtatgaattaaatgcattgtgttaattgggtcttaaatattatttaaagcaattaaacaattagaaagcaaataaaaaaataaaaaaaaatagaaagtattaaatgaaaatcaaccaataaggagaaagtgaaaccttacttttatatatatgatgatttgtttgaatgaaaatgaatgggaaaaatagtcaatttataatttatgtaattgcagttacaatttagtagtaaagtgtggatttaaagtatagattaatatacattattatatttttatttaattaaaaataactatTCTTTAAAAAGGAATGTTAAAttgaccaataaggagagagtgaaaccttacttttatgtatatgatttgttcaattaattattatatcattAGATATTTAATATGtctataaaaattaattttacatgtgCATTACAATAAATTTAACctggtaatttttttaacattatataaatattttatcttccatatttttattttttaattaaatttatttttaatttttgataatttaatataatttgtacTACTCAACCGCTATAATGCTACTAATCAATCTAAATATACTCAACCGCTCTCTTTTATCACACCATCTTTTCTATCCACTATTTTTAACCGTTTTATTTTTAACCGCCTTTTTTACAACCGCCGATAATTTTTTAACCGCCTCGTTTAAAGGTGCTCACCAATCAGACccatacttttttattttctcctgGTTTTCACAAAATCCtgtatacatttttattttctcctgGTTTTCACAAAATCctgtattaattattatatagatgTAGGCAGTGAAATTGATAAACTTTACGTTTCAgccaaaatatgtaaaaatatatttacaacgAGAACATTTTGTTGTATAATTGGGAAGTATTAAGATTAGTAGATTACCATTAACAACAAAATACTAGAAATTAAATCGAAAGGGGGTGAATGAGCAATTTAAAGAGTTAAGAGACAAataacgaaaaaaagaaaaaagaaaagagttatagggtgaaaattgaaaaagtagAAAAGGGTTGGAAAAGTGTAAAACAGTaggaaaagaagaggaaggtgtgatgatgatgtgcacgtaaaaaaacttgaattcgtcaaaaaaaaaagtcgtttctctctctctctctctctctctctctctctctctctctctctctcgtaaaGCTCTCCACTGCTTCACGCAATGACGCTATATCCTTCAAATTCAATCCTCCTCCTCCCTTCGCTTCTCACATCTTCCCGCTTCATCCTCATTTCTATACCAGACGCTACAGTTCTCCGGCGCCGGCGGATCCACTCCGGTTAGTTCGAACTCAATGTCTCTTCGGATTTCAAAAATTCCTTGTTTAGCTATGTACCCGAACTTTAGGATTGGTTTATTCAGATTTTAAATTAGAGAATATATCGTGGAATCGACAGGTTTGATTGCGTTTTAGATTTATCACTGAACCCTTGGAATTTGGGGGAATTTGATCTGCGTCGGTGAAGGATCGATGGAGAAATCTAATAAATGTGCTGTTTGCTACAATTCGTTTCGTGCCTCGATCTGCGTAGCTTGTGTTAATCTCAGGTATGTTTGGAATCAATTTCTGATAATTTGATATGATCGTTGAACCAAGTACAGGATCCTCCAGTTCGAACAAGTTCCGATTTGattgtttacttttgttttttgttttggctctATGTACAGTTTAAACGAATGCAAAGTTAAGTTGGACTTGTTGAAGAGCCGTCGGGAGGTTTCATACTTGAGATTGAGTGGCTTGCTTATCACTAAGGTTTAAATTCTGTGCTCATTGTTGAGTTTGAAGTCTTCTGATTTGATATTCATTTTGcttttcttgtatatataattgatgtCTGATGCCCGTGTGTGTGCTTTTCACTGCTGACCAGGATAAAGCTATTAGTCAACATTGTTGGATTGGGTTTCAGAATGAGAAGCTTGCTAGGTTGCGGGAGAAGCTCCATCTAGAAGTGGAGAAGTTGCAGCAAAGTCTGAATATACACTCTCTTTTCTTAAGAAATTTTTCAGTCATCGCCTTCAAATTACGTAGTCTAAGTGTACCATTTTCATGATGCAGGCAAAAACACATTACGAAGTCTGTCTCGTAATCTGAAAGAGAGATATGGCATTATCGAATCAACTAACGTTGCTGTAATgtgacacttttttttgttctttttccaaTTCCTGCGTTTtctcttgaaaaggatttgtaTGAAGCTGATTTTTCCATGGCTAATGTAAACAGTAttatctttctctatctctctcattTCTGCAGTTGGAGAAGATTCGTGTTCGCCAATTGGAGAACCACTATTCTGATACTATTGGCAATCACTACTTGGTATATGTAAGATCTACATTTCATCGTACTTTAATTCTGTGCTTGAACTAGTCCTTATAGTCATCATTATCTGTGTCTCAATTTTCTTACATCATTATCTGTGTCTCAATTTTCTTACATCATTATCTGTGTCTCAATTTTCTTACATCATTATCTGTGTCTCATATGTCTAATTATGAACACTAAGCCGGCATTTGTGATTTACAGATTGACCTTACTTCAGAACGCCTCTATAAACAGGCTTTGGTTATGAAACAGATATGCAAATTATTCCCTCTATCAAGGGTAAGGAGATCAAATTTTTGGCACTTATctatttagttaattaaattactGATTTTATAGACCATATCTCttcttttaccaaaaagaagTTGGTAGAACATGTCTTGTTTCTTCCTGAGGAATACTTGGACTCTCTTTAGGCTGTTGTGTTATCGAACACATATTCTAGGATGGTTTTACTGAATCTTATTCTTTTCAGGTGAAACTAGAGGGGCAGAACAAAGATGGGTGCTTTGGACAGTATGATCAAATCTGCAATGCTCTCTTACCACAAGGTCTCAACCCACTCTCTGTTCCGCCAAAAGAGCTCTCAGCCTCTCTAGGGTAATATGCCCTCGTCTTTAAATAGTCATTTTGTGGCACATGAACAGTTATAATATATGAAGATCTGATATGTGAATATTATACTCCTGCAGACCATTGTactcataattatttttgatatttgatttggtaGTTTGATGATTTAACATTCCATGGTTGGTGGTTGGATCAGGTACATGGTTCAGCTTCTAAATCTTGTTGTCCATAAGCTCTCAGCGCCTGCACTTCATAACTTGGGTTTCGGGGTAGATGCCTCCTTCACTCAATTTTATGTTATACATTTGCCTCAGTCTTTGAAGATAACACTACTCGCTGCATAAATTTTTGCCTAGGAAATAAATATGGGAGATAATTCGTGGATATTGACATTATATTACTGTTCATCTTGAAATTAATTCACCAAGTATGATTAAAATCGGGCATTACTGTATAACCAGGGTTCTTGTTCACGAATATGGCAACGAGATTCTTATTGGAACTCTCATCCGTCTTCTCCAAGGTAAATTATATACGACATAACAGGGATTGTTTTGTGTCTCCATTAAATTTAGAGAATTAAGcgatctaatttttttatgggCAGCAATGAGTATCCCCTTTTTGTACCATCCCATGATTACTACTCATTCGAAGGAAAAAGTTCGTGGACGGGTAGAGATACAAATTTTGGTGTCACATCATTGAAATCAGATGGAAGTGTAGAAGACGATTATCATGACCTTGACCTTGACGTTGCCAGTCTTTCCTCTGGCTCTCCTCATTCTGTTGAAACATTCAGAAATCTTCAGAGAGGAATTGCACATCTTAAGCAAAGTGTGGCTCACTTAAATGTGTATGGATACAGTTCCCTATCTCGCGAAGTTCCTTCTGGAGCCTCGACTTTTGAAACATTTGCAAAGTTGCTGGCCACATTATCTTCTCTCAAGGAAGTTCAGTCTGCTCTTTCCCTCGGTTTGTCAAGGTAAAGCTTAAAATGTTCACCTATAATCAAACAATTGTTTCATTATGAAAAGACTTGAGACACAGAGGGAAAAACAATTAGGTTATCTGTATCACATAGCTTTGTATCCGAATTTAGGCACACCATACTTAACATCTCTGACGTTTACAGTTCCAACAAGCAAAGACAGGAGCCGAACAAATCCGTGTGGAATTTGAACTCGTCAAGTTCCAGCACCTTGCTGAACAGCTCTCATACTCAGCCAACATCGGTATGACTTGTGGTTCTCGAATTCTCATTAGAGTTATGGATTCGTCTCGAGAACTAAAACCGTAGCTAGTTATGTATGTGATATGACTCTTTCTCATATCTGTCTTGTAGTGGAACAGTAGTTACTACAATGTTCCAAACCGAGATCCAAGCTACATGGTGGAGTTTCCTGATGTGAAGAAGGATAAAAACTCTACTGATGGATGGAATTTGGTTGAGCATCCTCAGTCTTCACATCAACCCTATGATCCCAATAATAAGTATTGATCATCTCAAGGTAAACAAgatctacttcttcttttttaatccatattgttacatttattttaatactcGAGATTGACAAATAAATGTTCATACCCAAAACATTCTCTATTGCAGGCATACCTTGGGAACTAAAACTAAGGGtgcttataaatttaaatcttgATAACTTGTGCTGTAATTATGAAACACATATACAACAATTACGTAAATTAGCAATGACTTggctttttatgtttttgtttgagaGCTAAGTCAGTGGAGTAAAGTATGGTGAAAGAGTCACTGATCCGAATGGAGTTTGATAATACTACCAACGATAAAAGTCATGTGCACTTGTGACGTGAGAATATCCTCCACCTTGTTTGGGCTTTAAAAGGAAAGGACACCATAATAACatttatacatataataaataaaacaaagttacTCCTTTTTCATAAATACCACACAATGGGAACAAAAGCAATGATAATACAAACCCATCACCCTCCTTTGCTTTTGAAGTTATTCATAATtgacaaaaacgaaaatttgtatataaacgTTCTATTTTTGTAAGTGCTTGTACGTGGTATTTTCTCCTAAcgtttttataaaacaaaaatatatttgtaaattttcttgtaagtttttttttaattgaaaattgatGAACTGTTAGTGTAAAAAACTTGGAATATCATTTAagattttgtgttaattttgaGATTAGTAGTACAAGTTTACCAATCACGTGGTTGTACTTAAGAGTACTGTATGTTTAACCAACATAAATAGAATCTActttcgttttttcttcttttgggaaTGCGAAATAATAATGAAAGAGAATCAGTCTCAGTTCAGTTCAAAGTTCGAATCTTTGAACGACATGCGGTTTATATAAAAGGAACTAGTATATAAACTATTTATGCCtcctttaatattatttttcttatattccCTCTTTCGTTTTGTAATGTATTGAGAATATTTATCATGTAGTATTCTTCATGTAGCAATATTACAAATATTCGAATTCTAtatttgtttcctcttttttgAACGCCTGATGATCATTCGTGCACAAGAAGAATCTCAAGGCATGATAGCTTCGTCCTTTTTGATTTTGCTCAGTATACgatatttctttgatttttcttcgtATGCGTATACGAATACGATACCTCGGTTATTTTCAGGTTTATTTTTTGACTACTACTATATGCAATTCTAACCTATATATAATTCATCGATTGTCTTCCTATTTAATAATCTCAGTCTATACGgtttatattatagtttcttCGGACCATAAATCATATTCGTGTAGTGGCTCTAGTCATTGGTTTAAGCCATCGAGAATGGGATTCCAAGTTTATATTCTAAAgtactaataatatatattacataatacgaatccaaaaaacatatgaaaaataagTACGGTTTATAGTTTCTTAAAGTACTTATTTTCAAAGAAAGTGAATAATTACTCCGAAGCAGAAACTATTTTCTTGTGCAATAGATGTCAAACTTGAAAGATAGATTTTTTTCAGGTGTACTTGCGAAGAATGTAAGAAATAAGGGAGGGAAAAAAAGTACAAAGAAAGATAACGAGAAAAGCAATAAATAACTTTTGCAGTCAtaacgaaaaaagaaaaggataaatGAGATAAGGAAATAGTGGAAGATCGTGTCTTCGTGATGAATTAAAGTAGAAATGTGTGTACGTAACTTTGTTGATCATactatatatctttttcttcctcaacTATAACACGTAACAATGATATCTAAGAATGCATGCATATAGATACATCATATATAGTCTATATGACTAATGGATATTTTCTCGATAATTTATAGGAGTAAATGATTTTATCTGAGGTACACTGAACTACTAAGAAAATTACATGgttgtaaattataatattctGTTATCTAATCTATAGTTTCTATACATCTAGAATAGATATCTAGGTTCTTGACCAGGCCTAAGTTATATCGGTAAGTTTAGAAAACTTCGATGTACCAATCAATCAAGCCacaatatatatgatctttCGCGATGCGAATTGCTATTTCTGACATGATCATAGTATCATACaatattgtttttcctttggttttatatattttcgtaTCACCGCACCgatctatatatatcatattatatagaatttttgattggaaaaaaatatagaaggGCTCTTTATTAAAGTAAAACCAAGACAAgcttgatcaaaaaaaaaatatataaacagacATGCTTGTCTTTGTCGAACACACAGATTTTATTACACAAGTGGTTCCAAACTAATTAAGAtccatgattaaaaaataaatgagagaTTTAAACAATGTTATCTTTTGCGTTTGGTAGGCCATTAAAGCTCCAATTATTTGTCACTAAGTCAGGGAAGGAGACTAAGCATAAAGACGCCACTGCATAACCCCTTATGGTCCCCCCAAAATAAACCTAAAGTTGTATATAAAACataacattaataaaataaaaattagaagaaagaaagaaaatcatACATCTTTGTACCACCTATATGAGCCTAACTTATAGGGAAAAAGACATTGATTCTTTTACATACCCATCAGCATGCGTACACATACAAAAAGATGTGAGAATGGGGTTCAAATCAATGGGTTGTCCATAATTTGGGATATCTATAGCCATAGCCAGCCACAACGAACAGTTTCATCTGTGCTACAGTGAATATATTACGTAAACAAAAGAAGTTATAATTTAACTGGTGTTGCTGCAATGAAAAGCACgataccaaatttttaaaaataaaacggaagaaaaaaaaagcataattgGTCTCTcaaaactatttattatttgatcCCTAAAACATAAGACTCTTTCCAATTCtggaatacaaaaaaaaaaagatatgcaAATAAACTCACCACCAGAACCTTGGGACGTGTCGACGTCGGAAGATATCTCAGCTCTTGCTTGATGACATCATGTTGTGCGTACCTCAGAAATACAAGCGCACGATAAGGGTCACCCTCGGCTTTGCCAAAGAACTCATCTTTTCTATCGTTTTGTCGTTAAACCTTTCGttgctttaattttttaaaaattgatttgtttatttctttaagTTTGATTATTATTCTAATGGTGATGATGCCGTGATGGacacaaataaagaaaagagagtaaaggcaagaaaaacaaaaaaaagaaacaagaaacaagaaaaaatcttttttttttctttcctctctttaCATGATGGGAACTCTTGAcctttaagtttattttttttttgacagtaAGTGTCCAAAGGAACTCGAAACACNCAAAGGAACTCAAaacacttcttcttccatttgattatcttttttttttcttttcttgtgtgGTCTCTGAATGAAAAATATCTCTGTTTGATCAAAAGAGCTTAACAAGAAATGtgttacaaactgatttttaacTCTTCATCTCTCAACTTCTTCATGAATCTCTCTGCTTATCGATCAAGGTTTGTGAATTTTCCCTCCTTTATAAATATTCTTGTTTTCCctccttctctgttttttggATCTTGAAGAAATTTGATTTCTCGTGTCTCTATTTGAAATGATGAAGAAATTATTCTGTTTATGGTTTGTATCAGTGagagtaaatgtaatttttaagaGCAAGCTATCATTGGATCTGTTATTGAAGGTaagtcaaaagaaaaagacatctattttctttatttctcttctttgtggAGTTTAAGAGATTGTAAATTAATACTACTTTATATAGAGAATATAGAGATGatgagttcttcttctccaactcaACTTGCATCTTTAAGAGACATGGGCATCTATGAACCATTTCAACAAATTGTCGGTTGGGGGAATGTTTTCAAATCCGATATCAACGATCATAGTCCCAATACTGCTACTTCTTCCATAATTCAGGTGGATGCTAGAGTTGATGATCAAAACAACATCAAGGTTATAGAATTTTCTCACttggacctttttttttttaattgctttttGATGGTTTGTCTGTTACTTGTGTCTTTGCTAATTGGTTTGAATATTACTAGCAGACGAAttacgcttcttcttctcataacCAGATTGAAGCCGAACCTTCTAGTAATGATAATCAAGATGATGATGGCAGGATTCATGATAAGGTTTATAACAAACAATGCTTTACTCATTCTATTTTACAtagaaaattcccaaaaaagaAAGTACATAAAGATTGCTTTTGTGATATTGATTGATATTCATTTCTCTTATAGATGAAACGGCGTTTAGCCCAAAACAGAGAAGCTGCTCGCAAAAGTCGTTTGagaaagaaggtaaaaaaagcAAGTTCACTTTTTATTGAATCTCATAtagttatgttatgttatgttagTTACTACtaattctgttttgtttctttttaggcTTATGTTCAACAGTTAGAAGAAAGCCGGTTAAAATTATCGCAACTAGAGCAAGAACTTGAAAAGGTTAAGCAACAGGTGAGCCTAAGTGTAAAGATTTGTTCAAAATGCTctgttttgagtttcttctaTCTTCATTATTGacttatatgtttcttttaaagGGACTATGCGTACGCAACTCATCAAATTCAAGCTATTTAGGAGCAGCTGGGAGTATAAACACAGGGATAGCATCATTTGAGATGGAATATTCACACTGGCTTGAAGAACAAAGCAGGAGAGTTAGCGAAATACGAATAGCGCTGCAATCCCATATAAGCGACATAGAACTCAGGATGCTAGTTGAGAGTTGCTTGAACCATTACGCAAATCTTTTTCGAATGAAGTCTAATGCAGCTAAAGCCGATGTTTTCTACTTGATATCGGGCATGTGGCGAACTTCCACAGAAAGATTCTTCCAATGGATTGGTGGCTTTCGTCCATCCGAGCTTTTAAACGTAAAATTTTATCACAATCCGAGCTAATAACATTCTATTTCAACGTTACAATATTTTCAACATATTTCAAattgtaatatttgttttttggtaggTTGTGATGCCTTATCTTCAACCATTAACCGATCAACAAATCTTGGAAGTGAGAAACCTACAACAATCATCACAACAAGCAGAGGATGCTCTCTCTCAAGGCATCGATAAACTTCAACAGAGTTTAGCTGAAAGCATTGTGGTTGATGCGGTTATCGAGTCCACTGATTACCCTGCTCACATGGCTGCAGCAATAGAGAATCTTCAAGCATTAGAGGGATTTGTGACTCAAGTAAGTTAAACATTATTAACTCATAAAAAGTTTAGTATCTTTCTATTTAAAGAATTCAAGAATGtactatttttttggattaacaGGCAGATCATCTAAGGCAGCAAACGTTGCAACAAATGGCAAAGATCTTGACGACAAGACAATCAGCTAGAGGTTTGCTTGCTTTGGGAGAGTATCTTCATAGGCTTCGTGCTCTTAGTTCTCTTTGGGCAGCTCGTCCAAGAGAACCAACTTAAAGAATCAAAACGAGCTTATCTATCACAAAGCTTGGGAATGAATGTttaaaaaaggatatatatGCCTATATGTTAAGTAGAGTGATTCTCTTTGATTAGAAGAACTTTatggttccttttttttttttttttgctttataaatATGAAGTATCTCTCCAGAGAAGTTGTAAATTTGGTTGGAAgctttgtaatatattttagatttgtacacaacaaaacaaataaggcttcttcttgtttttatatatacttggtAATCTGAGCAATATGATAGTTTGTGTACTGAATGTAGAATTTTATGTATTGTTCAGGGACCAAATATGAAATTGCAATAAACTTTAAgggtatttttgtaatttttctctTCGTTGCGCTTCAGTCgtccacacaaaaaaagtttcccgggaattgatttttctttttgtgaaattttccGAGAAAATTCGTTCGGTTGGAATTTTCAGCCAAAAAAATACGTTTTTGTTCATGTTAAGAGAGGGGGAATTCGAATTATATGAATTTTGATTTCTGGGTATACGAAAATTCATCGGGTTTCTGAGTTGAGGGGGGGGGAATTTGGAAGTTATGAGCAATCTGAGAGCTATTTGTAGACCACACACAGTGTTCTCTTCGATCGTGTGTTGCAACAGACACCAAAGTCGATcactttttagggtttcgattaaTAAAAGCCTCTGCTTTAGAACTCGGGTATCGAAGTCGTCTTGGTTTAGGTCTTCTAAAGATTCGAATCATCTTTGGTTTCGATTGAATCAGAGGAAGACTCTCGTTAGGGCTTCGAATTGGAGCCAAGAGCAGTCCCCGTACGATACTCTCGGTAAATACAACTTACGACTCTTGTACCAATTTTGGAATTGCTTCTGTTGTTTTGGCTACTGTTTGTGTCAGAAGAATTGGACAAGCTCTTCTTTGTCTTGTGTTTTCCTGTTTTTGATTGTGGGTtgtatgttgtttggttttggatacAGAGTTGGATAGAGATGCAGAGGAAGAGCAGATCAAGGTGGCATACAGAAGATTAGCCAAATTTTATCATCCTGATGGTACCTTTTCTGGATCTTTAGTTAGAGCTATTTGTAACAACTCCTTATTGAACTGCGATTCAGATGTTGAGTGTGTTTGTGAGGTTTATAGCAACGTATGACCTGGCCAAAACCTTCTGTTTATTATCAGTGCATGTAGCCAGAACAGTCAGTTTTTATATACATCTCACTCTATTGTGTTAGATTCAAGACACTCTTCGTTTGTATAAGGGAGTTGT from Camelina sativa cultivar DH55 chromosome 7, Cs, whole genome shotgun sequence includes the following:
- the LOC104702575 gene encoding transcription factor TGA7-like isoform X1, translating into MMSSSSPTQLASLRDMGIYEPFQQIVGWGNVFKSDINDHSPNTATSSIIQVDARVDDQNNIKTNYASSSHNQIEAEPSSNDNQDDDGRIHDKMKRRLAQNREAARKSRLRKKAYVQQLEESRLKLSQLEQELEKVKQQGLCVRNSSNSSYLGAAGSINTGIASFEMEYSHWLEEQSRRVSEIRIALQSHISDIELRMLVESCLNHYANLFRMKSNAAKADVFYLISGMWRTSTERFFQWIGGFRPSELLNVVMPYLQPLTDQQILEVRNLQQSSQQAEDALSQGIDKLQQSLAESIVVDAVIESTDYPAHMAAAIENLQALEGFVTQADHLRQQTLQQMAKILTTRQSARGLLALGEYLHRLRALSSLWAARPREPT
- the LOC104702575 gene encoding transcription factor TGA7-like isoform X2: MMSSSSPTQLASLRDMGIYEPFQQIVGWGNVFKSDINDHSPNTATSSIIQVDARVDDQNNIKIEAEPSSNDNQDDDGRIHDKMKRRLAQNREAARKSRLRKKAYVQQLEESRLKLSQLEQELEKVKQQGLCVRNSSNSSYLGAAGSINTGIASFEMEYSHWLEEQSRRVSEIRIALQSHISDIELRMLVESCLNHYANLFRMKSNAAKADVFYLISGMWRTSTERFFQWIGGFRPSELLNVVMPYLQPLTDQQILEVRNLQQSSQQAEDALSQGIDKLQQSLAESIVVDAVIESTDYPAHMAAAIENLQALEGFVTQADHLRQQTLQQMAKILTTRQSARGLLALGEYLHRLRALSSLWAARPREPT
- the LOC104702573 gene encoding uncharacterized protein LOC104702573 isoform X2 → MEKSNKCAVCYNSFRASICVACVNLSLNECKVKLDLLKSRREVSYLRLSGLLITKDKAISQHCWIGFQNEKLARLREKLHLEVEKLQQSKNTLRSLSRNLKERYGIIESTNVALEKIRVRQLENHYSDTIGNHYLIDLTSERLYKQALVMKQICKLFPLSRVKLEGQNKDGCFGQYDQICNALLPQGLNPLSVPPKELSASLGYMVQLLNLVVHKLSAPALHNLGFGGSCSRIWQRDSYWNSHPSSPSNEYPLFVPSHDYYSFEGKSSWTGRDTNFGVTSLKSDGSVEDDYHDLDLDVASLSSGSPHSVETFRNLQRGIAHLKQSVAHLNVYGYSSLSREVPSGASTFETFAKLLATLSSLKEVQSALSLGLSSSNKQRQEPNKSVWNLNSSSSSTLLNSSHTQPTSWNSSYYNVPNRDPSYMVEFPDVKKDKNSTDGWNLVEHPQSSHQPYDPNNKY
- the LOC104702573 gene encoding uncharacterized protein LOC104702573 isoform X1, whose translation is MEKSNKCAVCYNSFRASICVACVNLSLNECKVKLDLLKSRREVSYLRLSGLLITKDKAISQHCWIGFQNEKLARLREKLHLEVEKLQQSKNTLRSLSRNLKERYGIIESTNVALEKIRVRQLENHYSDTIGNHYLVYIDLTSERLYKQALVMKQICKLFPLSRVKLEGQNKDGCFGQYDQICNALLPQGLNPLSVPPKELSASLGYMVQLLNLVVHKLSAPALHNLGFGGSCSRIWQRDSYWNSHPSSPSNEYPLFVPSHDYYSFEGKSSWTGRDTNFGVTSLKSDGSVEDDYHDLDLDVASLSSGSPHSVETFRNLQRGIAHLKQSVAHLNVYGYSSLSREVPSGASTFETFAKLLATLSSLKEVQSALSLGLSSSNKQRQEPNKSVWNLNSSSSSTLLNSSHTQPTSWNSSYYNVPNRDPSYMVEFPDVKKDKNSTDGWNLVEHPQSSHQPYDPNNKY